The DNA segment CGGGAAGATCAACAGGCCCAGTGCGGCGCCGGTCGCGCCTAGTGCGCCGATGATGCCGTTGGCCCCCGCGCGCAGTTCGCTGCGAAACGACAGCGACGAAAGGCTCTTGCCGTTGGCGCCGGGGCCGCCTGAATGGAAAAGGATGAACAGCGACGGCACGATCACCGCCACCCAGATCGGCATCTTGCCGTTGAACAGGCCGAGGATCAGCAGCATGACGAAGACGGCGGCGAAACCAAAGGCCGAAGCACGGCGCAGACCCAGCTTGCGCCCGATCAGCGGCGACATGAAGCCACCCAGGATGCCAAAGACGTTGAAGACCAGCGCACCCACCGTGGCGTAGACAAAGTCCTTGCCGAACAGCGCCGCGCTGATCAGCGGCAGATACCAGCCCACCGCGAAATACTGGATGGATTGCCCGATCTGCACCGTCGCCGCAAGCACGGTGCGCGGCAGGTACACACCGCGAAAGATCAGCAGCACATTGGCCAGCCCGCGCTTTGCCTGGTTCAGCACCGGCAGGCGCTCCTCCACCGGCGCAGCGACAAAGGGCCGGCCATAGATCCGCGTCATTGCCTTGGCGGCGTCGGCCAGCCGCTCCTTGCGCGCCAGCCAGATCGGGCTCTCCACCAGGAACGCAAGCTGCAGTACCAGGATGCCAATCCCGAAGATGGCGGTGGCCGCAACCGAGTAGCGCCAGATGGCGTCGCCCACATTCCACGAATGGAACAACAACGCCAGCAGCAAATTGCTGCAGACCGCGGTGTACCACATGCCCTGCCACGTATTGAGCCGGCTCTTCAGCCTGACGGGCGTGAACTCGGCCAGCACTGCCATGGCGATGGCGAAGTCGATGCCGTAGGCGGCGCCGACAAAGAAGCGCCCGACGAGGATCACTTCGAAGCCAGGCGCGAACACCACCAGCAGCGCGCCAATCACCGCCAGGAATTTCGCGATGATCAGCGGGCGAATGCGGCCCCAGCGGTCCGCCATCCATCCGCCGATGGGATTGAAGGCGATAGCCACCCACGAAGCAAAGGACGTCAGCAGCGCAACCTGCGAAGCGGCAAGCTGCAGGTTGCGCGTCATGGGCCCGAGCCCGGCGCTCAATGCGGAATTGGAAAATGCGTCAAGGAACAGTCCCCCCAGCGCGAGCCACCAGATGAGGCCGGCTCTACCTTTTATGCCTGGGCAGGAATCAATAAATGCGATGACATCATCGATGCCACGGATCTTGATCGTGGATTGCACAGCGGTCTCCTTGTTTTATTTCTGTAAGAGGCCGCAGCAAGCTGCACGCAGGAAGAGACCATCCTACAGATGGTCTCTTATCTAGATCTGCAGGCAAACTCTAGGTTGAAAGGTTCAGGGTGTCAAGGAGGACAAGCGCGGGGACGCGTGCACATTGATCCGCCTCTATCAGCGCGATGCATGACGGCAACTCGGCAGGCGCATGACCTGGATTTCCGGTCCGGTACGTCTTTCACAGGACTTTGCTACATTGCTGACTGCTGGCGAAAACGGCCTCACGCGGCCGCCCCGCTCACCGCAAACCGACTTACCAAGGAGACATCGAATGCACGCCGCACTTCAACTTCGTTCGCTAATCAAGAGCAGCGGTGAACTCGAACTGTCGCTAGACAGCATCGACACCCCGAACCCCGGCCCGGATGAAGTGCTCATCCGCATTGAAGCCTCTCCCCTCAACCCGTCCGATCTCGGCCTGCTGTTCGGTGCGGCCGACATGAGCACGGCCAAGGCCAGCGGCACGGCGGAGCGCCCCGTGGTCACCGCGCGCGTCCCGGAAGGCGCGATGCGCAGCATGGCAGGCCGCATGGATGCGTCCATGCCGGTTGGCAATGAGGGCGCGGGCGTGGTTGTCGATGCAGGCTCGTCCCCGGCGGCGCAAGCGTTGCTGGGCAAGACCGTGGCTGCCATCGGCGGCGCGATGTACTCGCAGTACCGCTGCATTCCGGCGGACCAGTGCCTGGTCCTGCCCGAAGGCGCCACGCCCGCCGATGGCGCGTCGTCGTTCGTCAACCCGCTCACCGCGCTGGGCATGGTCGAGACCATGCGGCGCGAAGGGCATAGCGCCCTGGTGCACACCGCCGCGGCTTCCAACCTGGGCCAGATGCTCAACCAGATCTGCCTCAAGGATGGCATCAAGCTGGTGAACATCGTGCGCAAGCAAGAGCAGGCTGACCTGCTCAAGGCACAGGGCGCGGTCTACGTCTGCAACGCCGCGTCGCCCACGTTCATGCAGGACCTCACCGAGGCGCTCGTCGCCACTGGCGCAACGATCGCGTTCGATGCCACGGGCGGCGGCAAGCTCGGCGGCCAGATCCTCACCTGCATGGAAGCGGCCTTGAACAAGACGGCGCGCGAATACAGCCGCTATGGCTCGACCACCCACAAGCAGGTCTACCTCTACGGCGGCCTGGACACCAGCCCGACCGAATTCAACCGCAACTTCGGCATGGCGTGGGGCATGGGCGGCTGGCTGCTGTTCCCGTTCCTGCAAAAGATCGGGCGCGAGCGGGCCAGCGAACTCAAGCAACGCGTGGTGGCGGAGCTGAAGACCACCTTTGCCAGCCATTACTCGAAGGAGATCTCGCTGGCCGAGGTGCTGGACCTGGACGTGATCGCCGTCTACAACAAGCGCGCGACGGGTGAGAAGTACCTGATCAACCCGAACAAGGGCCTGGCCGGGTAAATCATCCCGGGGCGCCTTGCGCGCCCACCGTGTCAAGAATCAGCCGCTGCGCCGCGGCCAGCGGCGCGGCGCTGCCGGCCGGCAACGGGTGAGCGCTTTCCAGTTCCGCGGCGGCGTGGAAGCTCACCCAGGTGCCGCCCTGGCCGTCATCGCGCACCAGTACGCGCAGGGGCAAATCCAGCGCAACGCTGGGTGCCGCGAGCATCAGCGGCGTTCCCCCCTTGGGGTTGCCATAGATCAGCACCTGCGTCGGCGGCATCGCCAGCCCGGCGTTGCGTGCCGCCTCGGCATGGTCGATCCGCGCGAAGATCGTCATGCCCTTGTCTTTGAATGCCGCGAGCAGGCGCTCCACGGTCCTCGGAAAATCGTAGCGGCTGGGATAGGTTTCCATGACGGATCTCGTTGCTTGCCTGGATCACTCTATATCCCTGCCGCTCGCCTGCCATGCGCAACTTGGCGCAACGCCTTCGATGAAGTGCGCGAGCAGCATCTCGCCTAAATCTCGCCTAAATCTCGCATTAAGCCGGCGCGCATTTTTCGCCACAAATAATCCATCGGCGTCGGGTTTCCATGTAGCCATATAGCCCTTATAAATACGAGTGATTTGCATTTACAATTTGATCTATCGCACCGCAGCGACAACAATCAAGCACCGAACACCCAACGCCGAACCCCGTCTACATCACGCACACGCCAGCCATGCCGCCGACCCGCGATCCACTCACCCTGCCCGCCAGCCTGCGGCTCGCCCCGCCGCCGGTGCCGCGCCTGGCCTATCTGGGCGCCGGCACCCTGGTCGCGGTCGGTTACATGGATCCCGGCAACTGGGCCACTGCCATCTCCGGCGGCGCCAAGTACGGCTACAACCTGCTGGCGGTCATCGCCGCGTCCAGTCTCGTCGCCATGCTGCTGCAGTGGATTGCCGCGCGCGTCGGCGTGGTCACCGGGCGTGACCTGGCGCAGCTCAGCCGGGAACGTTTCTCCCGGCCCATCGTGCTCACCCTGTGGGTGGGCAGCGAGATCGCCATCATCGCCTGCGACGTGGCCGAGGTGGTCGGCTGCGCCGTGGCGCTGCAACTGCTGCTGCACGTGAACCTGTGGGCCGGCGTGCTGATCTCGGCGGCAGCCACCGTGGCCATGCTGGCCGTGCACCGCGAAGGACGGCGCACGCTGGAAGCGCTGGTGGGCACGCTGATCCTGCTGGTGGCGCTGTGCTTCGTCGCGCAACTGGCGATGGCGCAGCCCGACTGGGCGGCGGTGGCTGGCGGCTTCGCCCCCACGCCGGAACTGGTGCGCGATGCGGGCATGCTGTGGCTGGCAGCCGGCATCGTGGGCGCTACCGTCATGCCGCACAACCTTTACCTGCACGCTTCACTGGTGCGCAAGTACAGCCCTGGCGCCGTGCATGGACAGCCGCCTTCGCCCGCCGCCGCGCCGGCGCTGGTGCAGGCGCTGCGCGGCGTCAGCATGGACACCTTCGGCTCGCTCACCTTCGCCTTCCTGATCAATGCCGCGCTGCTGATCGTGGCAGCGGCCGTGTTCCACGCCGGCGGCATGACCGACGTATCGGACCTGGCCGACGCGCACCGCTTGCTCGACCCGCTGCTGCATTCCCAATGGGCCAGCCTGCTGTTCGCCGCCGCGCTGCTCGCGTGCGGCCTCAACTCCACCCTCACCGGCACGCTCGCCGGGCAGGCGGTGATGGAGGGCTTTCTCAACCTGCGCATGTCGCGCGTGCGCCGCGCGCTGCTGACGCGCGGCCTGGTGATCGCGCCGGCCCTGGTTGCGGTCGGCATCTTCGGCCAGCATGGCTCGGCGGAACTGCTGGTGGCCAGCCAGGTAGTGCTCAGCGTGAGCCTGCCCCTTGCCGTGCTGCCGCTGATCGGGTTCGCCTCCCGCGCCGACCTCATGGGCGCGTGGCGCTTGCGCGGCCTGCCTCTGGCGCTGGCGTGGCTGAGCGCGGGCGCCATCCTCTTCCTGAACGGCGCGCTGCTGTGGCAAAGCATCGCGGCATGAGGCCGCCAGGGTGGACCGCAAAGAAGCTAGTGAGCTAGTGGGCTAGTGGGGCGCCTCGCCCCGCGTGAACCGCGGCGGCCTCTTCTCCACGAACGCGCGCACGCCTTCCCGCGCATCGCCACTGCTCGCACAGGCCGCGAGCAACTGGTGCTCCAGCGCCAGGTGCTCCTGCAACCCGCGCGCCGGCAGCCCGCTGCACAGACGCTTGATCGCGTCCAGCGACCCGCCGGCCGCGCCAGCCAGCCGCGCCACCAGTGCCTCGGCGGCATCGGCCAGTTCGGCGTCCGGGTGCAAGGCATCGATCACGCCATGCTGCAGGCAGCGCTGCGCGTCGATCGTCTCACCGAGCATCAGCCACTGCTGCGCCCGCAACGCGCCGACGCGCCGGGCCAGGAAATACGAAGCACCGGCATCGGGCGACAGGCCGATCGCGGCGTAGCCGGTGCGCAGCGCCGTCGACGCTGCGCCGAGCACGAAATCGGCGCACAGCGCCAGGCCGATGCCCGCGCCGGCCACTGGCCCGCCGAGCGCCGCCACTACCGGCATCGGCGCCGTGGCCAGCCGGTACAACGCAGGGTGCAGCGGGGTGAGGATGTCGTCCACCAGCGTGTCCAGCGCCGTCCCCGCGGCGGCGAACTCGTCGATATTACCGCCGGCGCAGAAGATGCGGCCTTGCGCCGCCAGCAGCACCACGCGCGGCTGGCTTTCCAGGACTTCGCCGATGGCGCGCACCAGCGCCCGGCTTGCCGCGAGCGTAAGCGAATTCGCGTGCTCAGGCCGGCACAACGTGATGCGGCCGATATGGCCGGCCACGCCCCAGCTCACCCCTTCCGATTGCTGCATGGGTTCCTCCATACTTGCTTGAGACGCTTGCGATGCCTGAGATCGATCCGCGCCATCATGCCGCGAGCTTGCGCGCGATGAGTTCCTTCATGATCTCATTGGCGCCGCCGTAGATGCGCTGTACGCGCGCGTCGGCATACAGGCGCGCGATCGGGTATTCCATCATGTAGCCGTAGCCACCGAACAGTTGCAGGCATTCGTCGGTGACCTTGCCCTGCTGCTCGGTGCACCACCACTTGGCCATGTAGGCCGCCGTGTCGTCCAGCGTGCCGTCAAGCAGGCGTTGGATGCAGTCGTTGACGAAGCTGCGCACCACGTGCGCCAGCGTGGCGCACTCGGCGAGCTTGAAGCGCGTGTTCTGGAAATCGTACAGCGATTGGCCGAAGGCCTTGCGCTGCTGCGTGTAGTCGAGCGTCAGCGCCACCGCGCGCTCGATCACGGCGGCGGCGGGCACGGCAAGCAGCATCCGTTCGTACGGGAGCTGGCTCATCAGTTGGGCAAAGCCCCTGCCCTCCACCCCGCCCAGCAGGCAATCCGCCGGCACCCGCACGCTGTCGAAGGACAGCTCGGCGGTGTCCGATGCATGCTGGCCCAGCTTCTCCAGCCGCCGCCCTACCCGGAAGCCTGCCAGGTTCTCCGTCTCCAGCACCACCAGCGACACGCCCCGGCTGCCGGCTTCGCCGGTGCGCACCGCCACCACCAGCAGGTTGGCGGTAAAGCCGTTGGTGATGAAGGTCTTGGCGCCATCGATCACGTAGTCGCCACCCTCGCGCCGGGCACGGCTGTTTAGCGCCTGGAGGTCGGAGCCGCAGCCGGGTTCGGTCAACGCGATACCGGCCAGCATGTCGCCGCTGGCGAGCCTGGGCAGCCAGCGCTGCTTCTGCGCCTCGGTGCCGTAGTCCAGGATGTAGTGCGCGGCGATGGTGTGCACGGCGGTGTTGGCGGGCACCTCGGCCTTGGCCAGCTCGTCCTGCACCACGCACTGGTAGGCCAGGCTGGCGCCCGCGCCGCCATAGGCCTCATCCATTTCGGGCAGCAGGAAGCCCATCTGCCCGAAGGGGCCCCAGACCTCGCGCGGGATGTAGCCCTGGCGGCGCCAGCCGTCCAGGTGCGGCGCCAGCTCGCCGGCGACATAGCGGCGCACCTGCTCGCGAAAGGCTTCGATGTCTGCATCCATCCATTGATGGCGGTACGGTTGCGGCAGCATGGCTCAGATCCCCGTCAGGCCGCCGCTGCACATCAGCGTCTGGCCGCTTACATAGTCCGACTCCGGGATGCAGAACATGTACACGGCGCCCGCCGCCTCGTCCGGGGTGCCGCCGCGTCCCAGCGGAATGCCTCGCTCCATCGCGGCCATCAGGTCCGGGTTGACGCCGACCTTGATCTCCCGGCCTTCGATACTGGCGGTGGCCTGGTCCGCGGTGCTGCCTGTCAGCCGGGTCTTGATCAGGCCATAGGCCACGCAGTTGACGGTGACATTCATGCGGCCCCATTCCTTGGCCAGCGTCTGCGTCATGCCAACGATGCCGGCCTTGGCGGTGGCATAGTTGGCCTGGCCGGCATTGCCGAACAGCCCAGCCACCGAGGACGTGTTGATCACCTTGCGCACCACGCGCTGACCGGCCTCGGTTTCGGCCTTGACCAGCCCGCGCAGCACCGGCTGCGCGGCGCGCAAGATGCGGAACGGCGCCGTGAGGTGGCAGTCGAGCATGGCGTACCACTGCTCGTCGGTCATCTTCTGGATCACGTTGTCCCAGGTGTAGCCCGCATTGTTGACGATGATGTCCAGGCCCTGGTACGCATTGACGGCGGTGCCGATAAAGCGCTCGGCAAAGTCCGGCGCGGTCACGCTGCCAACGCAGGCCAGCGCCTCGCCACCGGCAGCGCGGATGGCCTGTACCACTTCCTCGGCCGGTTCGGCATCGAGATCGTTGACGACGATGCGGGCGCCTTCGCTAGCCAGCTTGAGCGCGATCGCGCGGCCAATGCCACGGCCCGAGCCGGTGATGAGGGCAATCTTGCCTTCGAGTTTGCGCGTCATGGGTGTGTCTCCTGCAGTCAGGTTCGGGTTCGGGTTCGGGTTCAGGCTCAGGTTCAGGGCAGCGCGACCAGCGCCTCGCCCACGATCTTGGTTTGTCCGAACTGGTTGGCGCTGTGCACCTCGATGCGCACGCAGCGCTCGCCGTTGACGTCGAGCTTCTCGAGCACGCGGCCGCCGCAGTGGATCACGTTGCCCAGGTGCGTGATGCCCTGGAAGCGCACATCGAAGCGGCGCAGCCGGGCTTGCGGCGCCCAGCCGGTCAGCAGTCGGCCCAGCCAGGCCATGCCCAGCATGCCGTGCGCGAACACGTCCGGCATGCCGGCGCGGCGCGCGAAGTCGAGGTCAATGTGGATCGGGTGGTGATCGCCGGAGGCACCGGCAAACAGCGCGAGCGTGCGGCGGTCCACCGGGGGCAGCGTCAGTTCGGGCAGTGTGTCGCCGACCTGCACCGAATCGAAACCAGGGGATGTCAACGCCATCATGTCGGTCATGTCCGCTCCTTCAGTTGCGCACCACGGTCAGCGACCGCAGCCTGGCCACGGGCTCGCCGCGCTGGTTCGTCACCTGCGATTCGGTCTCGATGAATTCGAGCACGCCGCCCTTCTTGTCGTAGATGTCCTTGATCCGGGAGGTGACCGTCACCGTATCGCCGGCCACGATGGGGCCGAGATACTCGAAGCTCTGCTCGCCATGCAGCACGTTCTGGATCGGCACGCCAAGCCGGTCGAGCAGGCCAAACATCGCGCCCGAATCGAGCTCGGCGGTAAAGAGAAAGGTGGGCGGCGCCGGCAGGTCGGCATAGCCCGCGTCGCGCGCGGCGGACTCGTCGAGGTAGACCGGGCTGGTCTCGCCGATGGCCTTGGCGAAGAACTTCAGCCGGCCGCGTTCGACCGGCAGCACCGAGCTGCCGATCTCAAAGCCAATCCATTTCTTGTCGACCACGATCAGACTCGCTCGTACAGGGTGACGACGCAGGCGCCGCCCAGGCCCAGGTTGTGCTGCAGCGCCAGCCGGGCGCCGTCCACCTGCCGCGCACCGGCGCGCCCGCGCAGTTGCCCGACCAGTTCCGTGCATTGCGCCAGGCCCGTGGCGCCGAGCGGATGGCCCTTCGACAACAGGCCGCCGGAGGGATTGGTGACCACCTTGCCGCCATAGGTGTTGTCGCCATCGACCACGAACTTCTCCGCGCCGCCGATGGGGCACAGGCCAAGCGCCTCGTAGCTGATCAGCTCGTTATGGGCAAAGCAGTCGTGCAGTTCCACGACGCCGATATCCTCCGGCCCGACACCCGCGGCCTCGTACACCTGCCGGGCGGCGCTGCGCGTCATGCCGAAACCGACCACGTCTCGCATATCGCGCGTGGCGAAGCTGTCGGGTGTATCGGTGGTCATGGCCTGGGCGCGGATGCGTACCGTCGCGTCAAGGCCGTGCTTCTTCGCGAACGCCTCGGAAACCAGGATCGCCGCCGCCGCGCCGCAGGTCGGCGGGCAGGCCATCAGCCGGGTCATCACGCCGGGCCAGAGCATCGGCGCGGCCATCACTTCCGCCTCGGTCACCACGTTGCGAAACAGCGCCAGCGGATTGTTGGCGGCGTGGCGGCTGGCCTTGGCGCGTATCTTGGCAAAGGTCTCGACCTTGGTGCCAAACTCCTGCATATGCGCGAGGCCCGCGCCGCCAAAGTAGCGCAACGCGAGCGGCAGCTCGACATCGGTCAGCTCGGCCGCCAGCGCGTCAAAGCGCTCGAAGGGGCTGGGGCGGTCGTTGAACACCGAGCCCAGCGCGCCCGGCATCATCTGCTCGAAGCCGAAAGCCAGCACGCAATCGGCCATGCCGCTGGCCACCGCCTGGCGGGCCAGGTACAGGGCGGTAGAGCCGGTCGAGCAATTGTTGTTGACGTTGACCACCGGGATGCC comes from the Cupriavidus basilensis genome and includes:
- a CDS encoding zinc-binding dehydrogenase, which codes for MHAALQLRSLIKSSGELELSLDSIDTPNPGPDEVLIRIEASPLNPSDLGLLFGAADMSTAKASGTAERPVVTARVPEGAMRSMAGRMDASMPVGNEGAGVVVDAGSSPAAQALLGKTVAAIGGAMYSQYRCIPADQCLVLPEGATPADGASSFVNPLTALGMVETMRREGHSALVHTAAASNLGQMLNQICLKDGIKLVNIVRKQEQADLLKAQGAVYVCNAASPTFMQDLTEALVATGATIAFDATGGGKLGGQILTCMEAALNKTAREYSRYGSTTHKQVYLYGGLDTSPTEFNRNFGMAWGMGGWLLFPFLQKIGRERASELKQRVVAELKTTFASHYSKEISLAEVLDLDVIAVYNKRATGEKYLINPNKGLAG
- a CDS encoding SDR family NAD(P)-dependent oxidoreductase is translated as MTRKLEGKIALITGSGRGIGRAIALKLASEGARIVVNDLDAEPAEEVVQAIRAAGGEALACVGSVTAPDFAERFIGTAVNAYQGLDIIVNNAGYTWDNVIQKMTDEQWYAMLDCHLTAPFRILRAAQPVLRGLVKAETEAGQRVVRKVINTSSVAGLFGNAGQANYATAKAGIVGMTQTLAKEWGRMNVTVNCVAYGLIKTRLTGSTADQATASIEGREIKVGVNPDLMAAMERGIPLGRGGTPDEAAGAVYMFCIPESDYVSGQTLMCSGGLTGI
- a CDS encoding Nramp family divalent metal transporter, with the translated sequence MPPTRDPLTLPASLRLAPPPVPRLAYLGAGTLVAVGYMDPGNWATAISGGAKYGYNLLAVIAASSLVAMLLQWIAARVGVVTGRDLAQLSRERFSRPIVLTLWVGSEIAIIACDVAEVVGCAVALQLLLHVNLWAGVLISAAATVAMLAVHREGRRTLEALVGTLILLVALCFVAQLAMAQPDWAAVAGGFAPTPELVRDAGMLWLAAGIVGATVMPHNLYLHASLVRKYSPGAVHGQPPSPAAAPALVQALRGVSMDTFGSLTFAFLINAALLIVAAAVFHAGGMTDVSDLADAHRLLDPLLHSQWASLLFAAALLACGLNSTLTGTLAGQAVMEGFLNLRMSRVRRALLTRGLVIAPALVAVGIFGQHGSAELLVASQVVLSVSLPLAVLPLIGFASRADLMGAWRLRGLPLALAWLSAGAILFLNGALLWQSIAA
- a CDS encoding enoyl-CoA hydratase/isomerase family protein, with translation MQQSEGVSWGVAGHIGRITLCRPEHANSLTLAASRALVRAIGEVLESQPRVVLLAAQGRIFCAGGNIDEFAAAGTALDTLVDDILTPLHPALYRLATAPMPVVAALGGPVAGAGIGLALCADFVLGAASTALRTGYAAIGLSPDAGASYFLARRVGALRAQQWLMLGETIDAQRCLQHGVIDALHPDAELADAAEALVARLAGAAGGSLDAIKRLCSGLPARGLQEHLALEHQLLAACASSGDAREGVRAFVEKRPPRFTRGEAPH
- a CDS encoding MFS transporter, which translates into the protein MQSTIKIRGIDDVIAFIDSCPGIKGRAGLIWWLALGGLFLDAFSNSALSAGLGPMTRNLQLAASQVALLTSFASWVAIAFNPIGGWMADRWGRIRPLIIAKFLAVIGALLVVFAPGFEVILVGRFFVGAAYGIDFAIAMAVLAEFTPVRLKSRLNTWQGMWYTAVCSNLLLALLFHSWNVGDAIWRYSVAATAIFGIGILVLQLAFLVESPIWLARKERLADAAKAMTRIYGRPFVAAPVEERLPVLNQAKRGLANVLLIFRGVYLPRTVLAATVQIGQSIQYFAVGWYLPLISAALFGKDFVYATVGALVFNVFGILGGFMSPLIGRKLGLRRASAFGFAAVFVMLLILGLFNGKMPIWVAVIVPSLFILFHSGGPGANGKSLSSLSFRSELRAGANGIIGALGATGAALGLLIFPLFREKYGLETTFLILSVVPLAASIICFAIKWDPTRTTIHPDNEADAPQFGGDEAPAPAFLNPAIEKSQR
- a CDS encoding MaoC family dehydratase N-terminal domain-containing protein, translating into MVDKKWIGFEIGSSVLPVERGRLKFFAKAIGETSPVYLDESAARDAGYADLPAPPTFLFTAELDSGAMFGLLDRLGVPIQNVLHGEQSFEYLGPIVAGDTVTVTSRIKDIYDKKGGVLEFIETESQVTNQRGEPVARLRSLTVVRN
- a CDS encoding acyl-CoA dehydrogenase family protein; this encodes MLPQPYRHQWMDADIEAFREQVRRYVAGELAPHLDGWRRQGYIPREVWGPFGQMGFLLPEMDEAYGGAGASLAYQCVVQDELAKAEVPANTAVHTIAAHYILDYGTEAQKQRWLPRLASGDMLAGIALTEPGCGSDLQALNSRARREGGDYVIDGAKTFITNGFTANLLVVAVRTGEAGSRGVSLVVLETENLAGFRVGRRLEKLGQHASDTAELSFDSVRVPADCLLGGVEGRGFAQLMSQLPYERMLLAVPAAAVIERAVALTLDYTQQRKAFGQSLYDFQNTRFKLAECATLAHVVRSFVNDCIQRLLDGTLDDTAAYMAKWWCTEQQGKVTDECLQLFGGYGYMMEYPIARLYADARVQRIYGGANEIMKELIARKLAA
- a CDS encoding lipid-transfer protein, with the protein product MTSSVIVAGAGMIPFTKPGASEPYPQMVAKAVRAALADAGVEYASVQQAYAGYVYGDSTAGQRGLYEVGMTGIPVVNVNNNCSTGSTALYLARQAVASGMADCVLAFGFEQMMPGALGSVFNDRPSPFERFDALAAELTDVELPLALRYFGGAGLAHMQEFGTKVETFAKIRAKASRHAANNPLALFRNVVTEAEVMAAPMLWPGVMTRLMACPPTCGAAAAILVSEAFAKKHGLDATVRIRAQAMTTDTPDSFATRDMRDVVGFGMTRSAARQVYEAAGVGPEDIGVVELHDCFAHNELISYEALGLCPIGGAEKFVVDGDNTYGGKVVTNPSGGLLSKGHPLGATGLAQCTELVGQLRGRAGARQVDGARLALQHNLGLGGACVVTLYERV
- a CDS encoding MaoC family dehydratase, which produces MTSPGFDSVQVGDTLPELTLPPVDRRTLALFAGASGDHHPIHIDLDFARRAGMPDVFAHGMLGMAWLGRLLTGWAPQARLRRFDVRFQGITHLGNVIHCGGRVLEKLDVNGERCVRIEVHSANQFGQTKIVGEALVALP
- a CDS encoding DUF302 domain-containing protein codes for the protein METYPSRYDFPRTVERLLAAFKDKGMTIFARIDHAEAARNAGLAMPPTQVLIYGNPKGGTPLMLAAPSVALDLPLRVLVRDDGQGGTWVSFHAAAELESAHPLPAGSAAPLAAAQRLILDTVGAQGAPG